Below is a genomic region from Candidatus Binatia bacterium.
CCACTCCGGCGTAATTCCCGCCTCCCTCGCTTCCGATGTCCAGCGCGAGAGCGCCGTCTCGACCTCATCGATGATCCCGTCTCCGTCGTCGGTGACGTCGAACGAGCGCCCGACGGCGCGCAGGTCCTCGCGCGTAAAGCCGTCATCCTTTCCGCGAATCGTCATCTGATGGGTCTGCGACCACTTTCCGCCCCAGGCCCACGTCATGTCGAAGGCCGGCGCAAGCCGCCACTTCCCGTCCGGCCCCATCAGGAACGCGAGATTCTTGACATGGTCGTCCTGATTCCGCGCGGCGACGTTGAACACCATCCGGCGATACGCCTGGTCGACGGCGGGCTGTCCCATCCCCAGCAGTCGAATCGTGCGAAAGTACTCTTCGTATGACAGCACCTGCCTGATGTTGTAGTCGGCGTGGTGCAGCCCACCCAGGCTGTGCATGTGGAGCCGCGCGCCATCCTCGCGGTCGAACCGCCGGGTCATGAAATGCGCGAAGTCGCGCTCGCGAAGAAGGCGCGTCTCCGCCATCTCGATGCCGGCGGCGCGGGCCATCCGCGAATAGACATACTCGATGCGCCCGAACGGCCCCGGCGCGAACTCCTTCACCATCACGTGGCCGCCGGCACCGGCAGTCACACCGTCGAACTTGATCATCCAGTGCTCGTCGCCCCGGCGCGGAGGGGCGAACGCGGACTTCACGCGTCCGGTGTCGGGGTTGTAGAGGATGAGCGCCTTGGCGCGGGCCCCGCCCGCCGAGGCGCCCACAAGCATCATCTCGGGGACCGCGACCGCCGGATCACCTTCGATCACGCGCCGCGCTTCTTCCACCAGCCGGGCGATCTCCAGCGCCTGA
It encodes:
- a CDS encoding type II toxin-antitoxin system HipA family toxin, with amino-acid sequence GRQVGAVAEDAQGTIVFEYDEAFRESGLEISPIHLPLSRRGPVSFPELQRIASFAGLPGLLADCLPDAFGNTIITRYFEQRGTPDAALSPVQKLLYIGSRAMGALEFSPPIVGRNSPHGDQALEIARLVEEARRVIEGDPAVAVPEMMLVGASAGGARAKALILYNPDTGRVKSAFAPPRRGDEHWMIKFDGVTAGAGGHVMVKEFAPGPFGRIEYVYSRMARAAGIEMAETRLLRERDFAHFMTRRFDREDGARLHMHSLGGLHHADYNIRQVLSYEEYFRTIRLLGMGQPAVDQAYRRMVFNVAARNQDDHVKNLAFLMGPDGKWRLAPAFDMTWAWGGKWSQTHQMTIRGKDDGFTREDLRAVGRSFDVTDDGDGIIDEVETALSRWTSEAREAGITPEWIAKIDGLFRHFR